One genomic window of Stieleria sp. JC731 includes the following:
- the lnt gene encoding apolipoprotein N-acyltransferase has product METNENDVDTSTPKSSPIGRNRWLLIWAAVVLRWLAQPPLNLWPCIFIAVVPLLMLGKPGQLTRRHFGGLFLAATVYWAVSLQGLRHANPLIYPCWIALAGYLACYTVLFVFIVNRLSQRKSQPSIAKMDPARLPLFLLVPTVWVGLECIRNYFMTGISVLMLGHSLADVPHLIQIADIAGTYAVSFVIVTVNVAIFLWCEYLNRSGDKSKQQNSAQQKLAQPSSFSQAAIGGVFAIVLLVSSFLYGAYRLGYQTQASSVTIALIGRNEPIEYVQTKERELEIFHAYLEESTKAIKQNEPKVDALVWPESMMTGSMPWLDGDGSAEDARRNGVTLFEVQAWLEEQRNRFQFRAANMLQLLAQDNGDRHEPPHLIGGCAVIDYGETTKGYSGLVHLTPDADVDQWYGKMHLVMFGEYIPLIKSIPWVRDFVPPGMGIDSGDGPRVFQVGDFGLDANICIETAVERVSINHFRRLRQQQKKLPDAIVTVTNDGWFDDSSVIEHHKRCAQLLAVACRRPILSAANNGPTVWIDSFGHVVRQLPQGTNGHVLAEPAIDKRVSLIVRLGDWPARFLALLTVAIVFPWRRQHHAN; this is encoded by the coding sequence ATGGAAACCAATGAAAACGACGTTGATACGTCCACCCCGAAATCGTCGCCAATCGGTCGGAATCGTTGGCTGTTGATTTGGGCCGCGGTCGTCTTGCGCTGGCTTGCACAGCCGCCGCTGAATCTTTGGCCGTGTATTTTTATCGCGGTCGTTCCATTATTGATGTTGGGCAAACCTGGGCAATTGACCCGTCGACACTTCGGCGGCCTCTTTCTTGCCGCGACGGTCTATTGGGCGGTTTCGCTTCAAGGCCTGCGCCATGCGAATCCGTTGATCTACCCATGTTGGATCGCTTTGGCGGGATACTTGGCGTGCTACACCGTCTTGTTTGTTTTCATTGTCAATCGATTGAGTCAGCGGAAATCGCAACCATCGATCGCGAAAATGGATCCGGCTCGTCTTCCGCTGTTCTTATTGGTTCCGACGGTTTGGGTCGGGCTGGAGTGCATACGGAACTATTTCATGACCGGCATCTCGGTATTGATGCTCGGTCACAGTCTTGCCGACGTTCCACACTTGATCCAAATCGCGGACATCGCTGGTACCTATGCCGTATCGTTTGTGATCGTCACAGTGAACGTCGCGATCTTTTTATGGTGTGAGTATCTGAATCGCTCCGGCGACAAATCCAAACAGCAAAACTCAGCACAGCAAAAACTTGCACAGCCAAGTTCCTTTTCTCAGGCGGCGATCGGCGGTGTCTTTGCGATTGTCTTGCTTGTGTCGAGTTTTCTTTATGGGGCGTATCGTCTCGGGTATCAAACGCAGGCGAGTTCGGTGACGATCGCACTGATCGGTCGCAATGAGCCGATCGAATATGTGCAAACGAAGGAACGTGAGTTAGAGATCTTTCACGCCTATCTGGAAGAGTCCACCAAGGCGATCAAGCAGAACGAACCGAAAGTTGACGCCCTCGTTTGGCCGGAATCAATGATGACCGGATCGATGCCATGGCTTGATGGCGACGGCAGTGCCGAAGACGCGCGACGAAACGGTGTGACTTTATTCGAAGTTCAGGCATGGCTCGAAGAGCAGCGGAATCGCTTTCAGTTTCGTGCCGCGAACATGCTGCAGCTGCTTGCGCAGGACAACGGTGATCGGCATGAACCGCCCCATCTGATCGGCGGCTGCGCTGTGATTGACTATGGCGAAACTACTAAGGGCTATAGCGGATTGGTGCACCTGACTCCCGATGCGGATGTCGATCAGTGGTATGGAAAGATGCACCTGGTCATGTTTGGCGAGTACATCCCCCTGATCAAATCAATTCCTTGGGTTCGAGACTTTGTCCCACCGGGAATGGGTATCGATTCGGGAGATGGGCCACGGGTTTTTCAAGTTGGCGACTTTGGACTGGACGCAAACATTTGTATTGAGACCGCTGTGGAGCGGGTTTCGATCAACCATTTTCGCCGGCTACGGCAGCAACAAAAGAAGCTTCCCGACGCAATCGTCACGGTCACCAACGATGGTTGGTTCGATGACTCTAGTGTGATCGAGCACCATAAACGCTGTGCCCAGCTGTTGGCTGTTGCTTGTCGGCGTCCCATCCTGTCAGCAGCCAATAACGGACCGACCGTCTGGATCGACAGCTTCGGACACGTTGTTCGCCAGCTTCCGCAGGGCACCAATGGTCATGTGCTAGCAGAGCCAGCGATCGATAAGCGAGTGAGCTTGATCGTCCGTCTGGGAGACTGGCCAGCAAGGTTCCTCGCCCTGTTGACCGTCGCGATAGTCTTTCCATGGCGTCGGCAGCATCACGCCAACTGA
- a CDS encoding TonB-dependent receptor, giving the protein MQSRLQHQQTTEKQSTRQKALEVNLDNRRYGTFAEIGAGQEVVRWFFRVGGASGTIAKSMSAYDMKVSDAIYGRASRYVCRERLESMLDYEHKLNIDRLRETRGDTTAFFAFADTVSARNYSGTNQCHGWMGIKFQAHPRDDDSQIIIHVRMLDDDAALQQEALGIVGVNLVYGATMLNHEPELLVDSLLDGLTTSRIEIDMIEFSGIAFRHVDNRLMSLKLVELGLSGAAMFAANGEVLQPSEFFYRKAILVERGSFRPVCNVNLDMLRCAHEKFSEQPNVKGKEIAQVMEITMNNLKAEGQIDLRDFLARADVIAACGMPVLISDYFQYFRLAAYLNDRTKESIAIVMGAASMKDLFDEQYYTGLQGGVLESFGRLFKNDLKVFCYPLQNQETGELETSDNLEIKPEIQHLYDYLRGRGDIVALDNFDPNSLGVFSRDVLKRIKDGDDSWQSMVPPAVAEVIKSKYYFDYQPA; this is encoded by the coding sequence ATGCAATCGAGACTTCAGCATCAGCAAACGACCGAGAAACAAAGCACTCGCCAAAAGGCTCTGGAGGTCAACTTAGACAACCGACGCTATGGGACGTTTGCGGAGATCGGAGCCGGCCAAGAGGTTGTGCGTTGGTTCTTTCGTGTCGGTGGCGCGTCGGGAACGATTGCAAAAAGCATGTCGGCGTACGACATGAAAGTTAGCGACGCGATCTATGGCCGAGCCTCTCGGTATGTCTGTCGAGAGCGTTTGGAATCGATGCTGGACTACGAGCACAAGCTAAACATCGATCGCCTGCGTGAGACTCGCGGTGACACGACCGCATTCTTTGCGTTCGCGGATACAGTCTCTGCGAGGAACTATTCGGGAACGAACCAATGCCATGGTTGGATGGGCATCAAGTTTCAAGCTCATCCGCGTGATGATGATAGTCAAATCATCATCCACGTCAGGATGCTTGACGACGACGCGGCATTGCAGCAAGAAGCTTTGGGTATCGTCGGCGTCAACTTGGTTTATGGCGCGACGATGTTAAATCACGAGCCAGAACTGTTGGTCGATTCGTTGTTGGATGGCTTGACGACATCACGAATCGAAATCGACATGATCGAGTTTTCAGGGATCGCGTTTCGTCATGTCGACAACCGCTTGATGAGCTTGAAACTGGTCGAATTGGGACTTAGCGGCGCTGCCATGTTTGCCGCCAACGGCGAAGTGCTACAGCCTTCGGAGTTCTTTTATCGCAAAGCCATCTTGGTCGAACGTGGCAGCTTTCGTCCCGTTTGCAACGTCAACTTGGACATGCTGCGTTGTGCACATGAAAAGTTTTCTGAACAGCCCAACGTCAAAGGCAAAGAGATTGCTCAGGTGATGGAGATCACGATGAACAATCTGAAAGCGGAAGGTCAGATTGACCTTCGCGATTTTCTGGCCCGGGCGGACGTGATTGCCGCGTGTGGTATGCCGGTGCTGATCTCCGATTACTTCCAGTATTTCCGATTGGCCGCCTATCTGAACGATCGGACTAAGGAGTCAATCGCGATCGTCATGGGGGCGGCGAGCATGAAAGACCTGTTCGACGAGCAGTATTACACCGGGCTGCAAGGCGGCGTGTTGGAGTCGTTCGGAAGGCTGTTTAAGAACGACCTGAAGGTGTTCTGCTATCCGCTGCAAAACCAGGAAACCGGAGAACTGGAAACCAGCGATAACCTGGAAATTAAACCAGAGATCCAGCATCTCTATGATTACCTACGAGGCCGTGGTGATATCGTCGCATTGGATAACTTCGATCCGAATTCGCTTGGTGTCTTTTCAAGAGACGTTCTGAAAAGGATCAAAGATGGTGATGACAGCTGGCAATCGATGGTGCCACCAGCCGTTGCTGAGGTGATCAAGTCCAAGTATTACTTTGATTATCAGCCTGCGTAG
- a CDS encoding MutS-related protein: MESTETAAGKAAPTQSARQFYEQKLADAEAHLVALRQKDSKFSTARVLLFTVSLAMILLGSFSDVGMVVMWIGWGLFALFFVVAVLNEPVRDGIAAKERDCEVLRRLIARLDRNWDELNWKATRKRLQTVELEEHQKDVADDLDLLGKTSLFQLVSMAGTTVGVRTLASWLTSTANASTAKLRSQAIKRLTPKREERLRFYSLATDVGQGTGDPDEFIRWSQSDAWLGKHRWMVPWSNSSSVASVVLIVALASFQLGVVDAYTAKMLLAALVAIVVINVLISTVMLGPVHQIFSIAMSSRQSVDEYRELFAAANWLVDDSSADARLEHLHHVLLDAPENSAKQGMRDLGWIAWLGSLRTSAGTFLLYLPLQIFGLWDVRVFAKLESWQKKYRENVPEWFNAFGEVEALMSLAAVCDENPDWVFPKWNDGESLSNEDQCFRSVGLGHPLLPNDARVCNDVTIGPPGKVLLVTGSNMSGKSTMLRSAGLNIALAGTGCSVCAKELSLPSIELSTSIRVRDNLAEGVSFYMAELKRLKGVVDRARHLADDKGIVSMFLLDEILQGTNSRERQIAVTQVLRHLIECQAIGAISTHDLELADEPELIAVSEIVHFRETITPDAQGNEQMTFDYQMHSGVSPTTNALRLLEIVGLGKAE; the protein is encoded by the coding sequence ATGGAATCGACAGAGACAGCTGCTGGTAAAGCGGCACCTACCCAATCGGCTCGCCAATTCTACGAACAAAAACTTGCGGATGCCGAAGCGCACCTCGTAGCCCTCCGGCAAAAGGACTCCAAGTTCTCCACCGCGCGAGTGCTGCTGTTCACCGTATCGCTAGCGATGATCCTGCTGGGATCCTTTTCCGATGTCGGAATGGTCGTGATGTGGATCGGCTGGGGACTGTTCGCACTATTCTTTGTCGTCGCCGTTTTGAACGAACCTGTTCGAGACGGCATCGCGGCCAAAGAACGCGACTGTGAAGTCCTGCGCCGATTGATCGCGCGACTGGATCGCAACTGGGACGAGTTGAACTGGAAAGCGACGCGAAAGCGGTTGCAAACGGTGGAGCTCGAAGAGCACCAAAAGGACGTCGCCGACGACTTGGATCTGCTCGGCAAAACATCGCTGTTTCAACTGGTTTCGATGGCGGGAACCACCGTGGGTGTCCGAACGCTTGCCAGTTGGTTGACCAGCACCGCAAACGCTTCGACCGCAAAACTACGAAGCCAGGCGATCAAACGCCTGACACCCAAACGCGAGGAACGATTGAGGTTCTACTCGCTGGCAACTGATGTCGGTCAAGGGACCGGTGATCCAGATGAATTCATTCGCTGGTCGCAAAGTGATGCCTGGCTCGGAAAACATCGCTGGATGGTCCCATGGTCCAATAGTTCCAGCGTCGCTTCGGTGGTGCTAATCGTGGCACTCGCGTCATTTCAACTGGGTGTAGTCGACGCCTACACGGCCAAGATGTTACTTGCCGCACTGGTCGCGATCGTTGTGATCAATGTCTTGATTTCGACGGTCATGCTCGGCCCGGTCCACCAGATTTTTTCCATCGCGATGTCCAGTCGACAAAGCGTTGACGAATATCGCGAGCTGTTCGCCGCAGCCAACTGGTTGGTAGATGACTCCAGCGCCGACGCACGCTTAGAACACCTGCACCACGTGCTGCTAGATGCCCCCGAAAACTCTGCCAAGCAAGGCATGCGTGACCTGGGCTGGATCGCATGGCTCGGTTCACTTCGAACATCCGCAGGGACGTTTTTGCTTTACCTGCCGCTTCAGATTTTTGGACTGTGGGACGTGCGGGTGTTCGCAAAGCTTGAATCATGGCAAAAGAAGTACCGTGAGAATGTCCCCGAATGGTTCAACGCCTTTGGTGAAGTCGAAGCCTTGATGTCGCTTGCCGCAGTGTGCGACGAAAACCCCGATTGGGTATTTCCCAAATGGAACGACGGTGAATCGTTAAGCAACGAAGACCAGTGCTTTCGCTCCGTCGGACTCGGACACCCGCTGCTGCCCAATGACGCACGTGTTTGCAACGACGTCACGATCGGCCCACCGGGAAAGGTACTTTTGGTTACCGGCAGCAATATGTCGGGAAAAAGCACGATGCTGCGAAGTGCGGGGCTAAACATCGCTCTCGCCGGCACGGGGTGTTCCGTCTGTGCCAAAGAACTTTCGTTGCCATCGATCGAACTTTCCACAAGCATTCGAGTCCGTGACAACTTGGCCGAAGGCGTTTCCTTTTACATGGCCGAGCTTAAACGGCTTAAAGGCGTCGTCGATCGAGCCAGGCATCTGGCCGACGACAAAGGCATCGTTTCGATGTTCCTGTTAGACGAAATCTTACAGGGCACCAATTCACGCGAACGTCAGATTGCCGTGACACAAGTTTTGCGACACCTGATCGAATGCCAAGCGATTGGTGCGATCAGCACACACGACCTTGAACTCGCTGACGAACCTGAACTGATCGCGGTTTCAGAGATTGTCCACTTCCGTGAAACGATTACGCCAGATGCCCAGGGCAACGAACAGATGACGTTCGATTACCAAATGCATTCCGGCGTTAGCCCAACGACCAACGCCTTGCGTTTGCTGGAAATCGTCGGGCTTGGCAAAGCAGAATGA